The Onychomys torridus chromosome 4, mOncTor1.1, whole genome shotgun sequence genome includes a window with the following:
- the Zhx3 gene encoding zinc fingers and homeoboxes protein 3 isoform X2 has translation MASKRKSTTPCMIPVKTVVLQGASTEAQPVSTLPEGPQQDLPSEAPDASSETTPNSSSTEGSALANGHRSALDGYVYSCKDCEFRSQDMTQFVGHMNSEHTDFNKDPNFVCTGCSFLAKTPEGLSLHNAKSHSGEASFLWTVTKADNHVVVEQNVPESTSTSDLAGESATEGTDGQAEIIITKTPIMKIMKGKGEAKKIHMLKENAPNQPVGEALPKPLAGEAEVKEGDHTFANGAAPVSQASASTSKPPHAANGPLIGTVPVLPAGIAQFLSLQQQPPVHAQHHTHQPLPTSKALPKVMIPLSSIPTYNAAMDSNSFLKNSFHKFPYPTKAELCYLTVVTKYPEEQLKIWFTAQRLKQGISWSPEEIEDARKKMFNTVIQSVPQPTITVLNTPLVASTGNVQHLIQAALPGHVVGQPEGTAGGLLVTQPLMANGLQASSSSLPLTTASVPKPTVAPINTVCSNTTSAVKVVNAAQSLLTACPSITSQAFLDASIYKNKKSHEQLSALKGSFCRNQFPGQSEVEHLTKVTGLSTREVRKWFSDRRYHCRNLKGSRAMMPGEHSSVLIDSVPEVPFPLSSKVPEVTCIPAATSLASHPATKRQSWHQTPDFTPTKYKERAPEQLRVLESSFAQNPLPPEEELDRLRSETKMTRREIDGWFSERRKKVNAEEPRKADGQVPQEEEGAEDEGGDEELASELRVPGENGSPEMFLSHTLAERKVSPIKINLKNLRVTEASGKSELPGLGVCEPEEEGLNKLVEQPPGKVSSKKTAQQRHLLRQLFVQTQWPSNQDYDSIMAQTGLPRPEVVRWFGDSRYALKNGQLKWYEDYKRGNFPPGLLVIAPGNRELLQDYYMTHKMLCEEDLQTLCDKTQMSAQQVKQWFAEKMGEETRAVADTSSEDKGPGTGESVVVHRVLGDAYSEMSENSESWEPSAPEASSEPFDTSSPQSGRQLETD, from the coding sequence ATGGCCAGCAAGAGGAAGTCCACCACCCCATGCATGATCCCGGTTAAGACTGTGGTGCTGCAGGGTGCCAGCACAGAGGCTCAGCCTGTGTCAACTTTGCCTGAAGGTCCCCAGCAGGATCTTCCTTCAGAAGCACCTGATGCCAGCAGCGAGACAACCCCAAACTCCAGCAGCACCGAGGGCTCTGCCCTGGCAAACGGGCACCGGAGTGCTTTGGATGGCTATGTGTATTCCTGTAAAGActgtgagttcaggtcccaggACATGACTCAGTTTGTAGGGCATATGAACTCAGAGCACACAGACTTTAATAAAGACCCAAATTTTGTATGTACAGGGTGCAGTTTCCTGGCAAAAACCCCCGAGGGGCTTTCCCTCCACAATGCCAAGAGTCACTCAGGGGAAGCCAGCTTTTTGTGGACTGTGACCAAGGCAGACAATCATGTAGTGGTAGAACAAAATGTCCCTGAGAGTACTAGCACATCTGACCTAGCAGGTGAGTCTGCCACTGAAGGGACTGATGGACAGGCTGAGATCATCATTACCAAGACACCAATCATGAAGATAATGAAAGGCAAAGGCGAAGCCAAGAAAATCCATATGCTTAAAGAAAATGCTCCCAATCAGCCTGTAGGTGAGGCTTTGCCAAAGCCATTGGCCGGGGAGGCAGAGGTTAAAGAGGGGGACCACACTTTCGCCAATGGGGCAGCTCCAGTCAGTCAGGCATCTGCCAGCACCTCAAAGCCCCCTCATGCTGCCAATGGGCCCCTGATAGGAACAGTGCCAGTACTACCAGCTGGTATAGCACAGTTCCTCTCCCTCCAGCAGCAGCCCCCAGTGCATGCCCAGCACCATACCCACCAGCCTCTGCCCACATCCAAGGCCCTTCCAAAAGTCATGATCCCCCTGAGCAGCATCCCAACATACAATGCAGCTATGGACTCCAACAGCTTTCTGAAGAACTCCTTCCACAAATTCCCTTACCCAACCAAAGCTGAACTCTGCTATTTGACTGTGGTGACCAAGTATCCAGAAGAACAGCTTAAGATCTGGTTCACAgcccagaggctgaagcagggaatCAGCTGGTCTCCTGAGGAGATTGAAGATGCCCGGAAAAAGATGTTTAATACAGTCATCCAATCTGTGCCTCAGCCTACCATCACTGTTCTAAACACCCCCCTTGTTGCCAGTACCGGCAATGTGCAGCATCTCATCCAGGCTGCTCTCCCAGGCCATGTTGTGGGACAGCCAGAGGGCACAGCAGGGGGCCTCCTGGTCACTCAGCCATTGATGGCCAACGGGTTACAAGCATCAAGCTCATCTCTCCCCCTGACAACTGCATCTGTTCCCAAGCCAACTGTGGCGCCCATTAACACTGTGTGTTCAAATACAACATCAGCTGTGAAGGTAGTCAATGCAGCCCAGTCACTCCTCACAGCATGCCCCAGCATAACTTCCCAAGCCTTCCTTGATGCAAGCATCTACAAAAACAAGAAGTCTCATGAACAGCTGTCAGCCCTGAAAGGAAGCTTCTGTCGGAACCAGTTCCCTGGGCAGAGTGAAGTAGAGCACCTGACCAAAGTGACAGGCCTCAGTACCAGAGAGGTGCGGAAGTGGTTCAGTGACCGGCGATACCActgcaggaacctgaagggctcCAGGGCCATGATGCCTGGAGAGCATAGCTCTGTTCTCATTGACTCTGTGCCAGAGGTGCCCTTTCCTCTGTCATCCAAAGTTCCGGAGGTGACCTGTATCCCAGCAGCAACCTCACTAGCAAGCCACCCTGCCACAAAACGACAATCTTGGCACCAGACCCCAGACTTCACACCAACCAAATACAAAGAGAGAGCCCCAGAGCAGCTTCGAGTCCTTGAGAGCAGCTTTGCCCAAAACCCACTTCCCCCTGAGGAGGAGCTGGATCGCCTGAGAAGTGAAACCAAAATGACCCGAAGGGAAATTGATGGCTGGTTCTCAGAGAGACGGAAAAAGGTGAATGCTGAGGAGCCCAGGAAGGCTGATGGGCAGGTAcctcaggaggaggagggtgcTGAGGATGAGGGTGGAGATGAAGAGTTGGCCAGTGAGCTGAGGGTTCCTGGTGAGAACGGCTCTCCTGAAATGTTTCTTAGCCATACCTTGGCAGAGCGGAAGGTCAGCCCCATAAAAATCAACCTCAAGAACCTGCGGGTCACTGAAGCCAGCGGCAAGAGTGAGCTTCCAGGGCTGGGTGTCTGCGAGCCCGAGGAAGAGGGTTTGAACAAGCTGGTTGAACAGCCACCGGGTAAAGTGAGCTCCAAGAAGACGGCGCAGCAGCGTCACTTGCTAAGGCAGCTCTTTGTCCAGACACAGTGGCCGAGCAACCAGGACTACGACTCCATCATGGCCCAAACAGGGCTGCCCCGGCCAGAGGTGGTACGCTGGTTCGGAGACAGCAGGTATGCCCTGAAGAATGGCCAGCTCAAGTGGTACGAAGACTACAAGAGAGGCAACTTCCCACCAGGTCTGCTTGTCATTGCCCCTGGCAACCGAGAGCTGCTGCAAGATTATTACATGACACACAAGATGCTGTGTGAGGAAGATTTGCAGACCCTCTGTGACAAGACCCAAATGAGTGCCCAGCAGGTCAAGCAATGGTTTGCTGAGAAAATGGGTGAAGAGACCCGGGCTGTGGCAGATACAAGCAGTGAGGACAagggccctggaactggagagtcTGTGGTAGTACACAGAGTGCTGGGTGATGCCTATTCAGAGATGTCTGAGAACAGTGAATCATGGGAGCCAAGTGCTCCTGAGGCCAGCTCAGAGCCCTTTGACACTTCAAGTCCCCAGTCTGGACGTCAGCTCG
- the Zhx3 gene encoding zinc fingers and homeoboxes protein 3 isoform X1 yields the protein MASKRKSTTPCMIPVKTVVLQGASTEAQPVSTLPEGPQQDLPSEAPDASSETTPNSSSTEGSALANGHRSALDGYVYSCKDCEFRSQDMTQFVGHMNSEHTDFNKDPNFVCTGCSFLAKTPEGLSLHNAKSHSGEASFLWTVTKADNHVVVEQNVPESTSTSDLAGESATEGTDGQAEIIITKTPIMKIMKGKGEAKKIHMLKENAPNQPVGEALPKPLAGEAEVKEGDHTFANGAAPVSQASASTSKPPHAANGPLIGTVPVLPAGIAQFLSLQQQPPVHAQHHTHQPLPTSKALPKVMIPLSSIPTYNAAMDSNSFLKNSFHKFPYPTKAELCYLTVVTKYPEEQLKIWFTAQRLKQGISWSPEEIEDARKKMFNTVIQSVPQPTITVLNTPLVASTGNVQHLIQAALPGHVVGQPEGTAGGLLVTQPLMANGLQASSSSLPLTTASVPKPTVAPINTVCSNTTSAVKVVNAAQSLLTACPSITSQAFLDASIYKNKKSHEQLSALKGSFCRNQFPGQSEVEHLTKVTGLSTREVRKWFSDRRYHCRNLKGSRAMMPGEHSSVLIDSVPEVPFPLSSKVPEVTCIPAATSLASHPATKRQSWHQTPDFTPTKYKERAPEQLRVLESSFAQNPLPPEEELDRLRSETKMTRREIDGWFSERRKKVNAEEPRKADGQVPQEEEGAEDEGGDEELASELRVPGENGSPEMFLSHTLAERKVSPIKINLKNLRVTEASGKSELPGLGVCEPEEEGLNKLVEQPPGKVSSKKTAQQRHLLRQLFVQTQWPSNQDYDSIMAQTGLPRPEVVRWFGDSRYALKNGQLKWYEDYKRGNFPPGLLVIAPGNRELLQDYYMTHKMLCEEDLQTLCDKTQMSAQQVKQWFAEKMGEETRAVADTSSEDKGPGTGESVVVHRVLGDAYSEMSENSESWEPSAPEASSEPFDTSSPQSGRQLGMVAHSCNLPTTEAEGGELKV from the coding sequence ATGGCCAGCAAGAGGAAGTCCACCACCCCATGCATGATCCCGGTTAAGACTGTGGTGCTGCAGGGTGCCAGCACAGAGGCTCAGCCTGTGTCAACTTTGCCTGAAGGTCCCCAGCAGGATCTTCCTTCAGAAGCACCTGATGCCAGCAGCGAGACAACCCCAAACTCCAGCAGCACCGAGGGCTCTGCCCTGGCAAACGGGCACCGGAGTGCTTTGGATGGCTATGTGTATTCCTGTAAAGActgtgagttcaggtcccaggACATGACTCAGTTTGTAGGGCATATGAACTCAGAGCACACAGACTTTAATAAAGACCCAAATTTTGTATGTACAGGGTGCAGTTTCCTGGCAAAAACCCCCGAGGGGCTTTCCCTCCACAATGCCAAGAGTCACTCAGGGGAAGCCAGCTTTTTGTGGACTGTGACCAAGGCAGACAATCATGTAGTGGTAGAACAAAATGTCCCTGAGAGTACTAGCACATCTGACCTAGCAGGTGAGTCTGCCACTGAAGGGACTGATGGACAGGCTGAGATCATCATTACCAAGACACCAATCATGAAGATAATGAAAGGCAAAGGCGAAGCCAAGAAAATCCATATGCTTAAAGAAAATGCTCCCAATCAGCCTGTAGGTGAGGCTTTGCCAAAGCCATTGGCCGGGGAGGCAGAGGTTAAAGAGGGGGACCACACTTTCGCCAATGGGGCAGCTCCAGTCAGTCAGGCATCTGCCAGCACCTCAAAGCCCCCTCATGCTGCCAATGGGCCCCTGATAGGAACAGTGCCAGTACTACCAGCTGGTATAGCACAGTTCCTCTCCCTCCAGCAGCAGCCCCCAGTGCATGCCCAGCACCATACCCACCAGCCTCTGCCCACATCCAAGGCCCTTCCAAAAGTCATGATCCCCCTGAGCAGCATCCCAACATACAATGCAGCTATGGACTCCAACAGCTTTCTGAAGAACTCCTTCCACAAATTCCCTTACCCAACCAAAGCTGAACTCTGCTATTTGACTGTGGTGACCAAGTATCCAGAAGAACAGCTTAAGATCTGGTTCACAgcccagaggctgaagcagggaatCAGCTGGTCTCCTGAGGAGATTGAAGATGCCCGGAAAAAGATGTTTAATACAGTCATCCAATCTGTGCCTCAGCCTACCATCACTGTTCTAAACACCCCCCTTGTTGCCAGTACCGGCAATGTGCAGCATCTCATCCAGGCTGCTCTCCCAGGCCATGTTGTGGGACAGCCAGAGGGCACAGCAGGGGGCCTCCTGGTCACTCAGCCATTGATGGCCAACGGGTTACAAGCATCAAGCTCATCTCTCCCCCTGACAACTGCATCTGTTCCCAAGCCAACTGTGGCGCCCATTAACACTGTGTGTTCAAATACAACATCAGCTGTGAAGGTAGTCAATGCAGCCCAGTCACTCCTCACAGCATGCCCCAGCATAACTTCCCAAGCCTTCCTTGATGCAAGCATCTACAAAAACAAGAAGTCTCATGAACAGCTGTCAGCCCTGAAAGGAAGCTTCTGTCGGAACCAGTTCCCTGGGCAGAGTGAAGTAGAGCACCTGACCAAAGTGACAGGCCTCAGTACCAGAGAGGTGCGGAAGTGGTTCAGTGACCGGCGATACCActgcaggaacctgaagggctcCAGGGCCATGATGCCTGGAGAGCATAGCTCTGTTCTCATTGACTCTGTGCCAGAGGTGCCCTTTCCTCTGTCATCCAAAGTTCCGGAGGTGACCTGTATCCCAGCAGCAACCTCACTAGCAAGCCACCCTGCCACAAAACGACAATCTTGGCACCAGACCCCAGACTTCACACCAACCAAATACAAAGAGAGAGCCCCAGAGCAGCTTCGAGTCCTTGAGAGCAGCTTTGCCCAAAACCCACTTCCCCCTGAGGAGGAGCTGGATCGCCTGAGAAGTGAAACCAAAATGACCCGAAGGGAAATTGATGGCTGGTTCTCAGAGAGACGGAAAAAGGTGAATGCTGAGGAGCCCAGGAAGGCTGATGGGCAGGTAcctcaggaggaggagggtgcTGAGGATGAGGGTGGAGATGAAGAGTTGGCCAGTGAGCTGAGGGTTCCTGGTGAGAACGGCTCTCCTGAAATGTTTCTTAGCCATACCTTGGCAGAGCGGAAGGTCAGCCCCATAAAAATCAACCTCAAGAACCTGCGGGTCACTGAAGCCAGCGGCAAGAGTGAGCTTCCAGGGCTGGGTGTCTGCGAGCCCGAGGAAGAGGGTTTGAACAAGCTGGTTGAACAGCCACCGGGTAAAGTGAGCTCCAAGAAGACGGCGCAGCAGCGTCACTTGCTAAGGCAGCTCTTTGTCCAGACACAGTGGCCGAGCAACCAGGACTACGACTCCATCATGGCCCAAACAGGGCTGCCCCGGCCAGAGGTGGTACGCTGGTTCGGAGACAGCAGGTATGCCCTGAAGAATGGCCAGCTCAAGTGGTACGAAGACTACAAGAGAGGCAACTTCCCACCAGGTCTGCTTGTCATTGCCCCTGGCAACCGAGAGCTGCTGCAAGATTATTACATGACACACAAGATGCTGTGTGAGGAAGATTTGCAGACCCTCTGTGACAAGACCCAAATGAGTGCCCAGCAGGTCAAGCAATGGTTTGCTGAGAAAATGGGTGAAGAGACCCGGGCTGTGGCAGATACAAGCAGTGAGGACAagggccctggaactggagagtcTGTGGTAGTACACAGAGTGCTGGGTGATGCCTATTCAGAGATGTCTGAGAACAGTGAATCATGGGAGCCAAGTGCTCCTGAGGCCAGCTCAGAGCCCTTTGACACTTCAAGTCCCCAGTCTGGACGTCAGCTCG